The DNA segment ATGAAAACTGCTGGCCACAGCTCCCGGTTTTTCCCTAACTTTGGGCACCAAATCCAACCCATCTCTTGCTATATAACCAACCCACCTtcacttcatcttcttcatcacaacacaactaccttgatttacagAGAGATCTTCTATATCCATTCACTACTCAGAATCACCTCTTTCTATTGTTGATTGTTGTTTGGGTTTcggagaaagaaaattaagatgagTCATATGGGGAAAGCTTGGTTAGTGGCAGCAAGTGTGGGAGCAGTGGAGGCACTCAAGGATCAGGGCTTCTGCAGATGGAACTACACTCTGAGGTCTATTCACCAGCATGCCAAGACCAACCTCAGGTCCTTTGCTCAGGCCAAGAAgctctcttcttcctcttctgcCATGGTTTCCAGCAGAGTGAGGGAGGAGAAGGCCAAGCAGTCAGAGGAGTCTCTGAGGACTGTCATGTACTTGAGCTGCTGGGGACCCAACTGAAGAAGAAGATATGAAGATGGATGATCATCAGCCTGCACTTGAAGCATCCAGAGAGGGCATATTCCAAGAAAGTTAtggaaaattaagatgaagaaACTGCAGTGAAGCAATTTCATGGAATTTTTGCTTGGAGACTCCCGAATTACAACCAATTGCTCAGGGTTGGGAAAATTGGAATTGCTGTAAATTGTGACTGGTTCTTTGTAAAACCCAAATCATTTAGCtagaaattgaaaatacattttaatttaatttatagttTCTCTGTTAGAATATTAGACCCAATTCCTAAAAAGCTTGTCAGTCTTGTATTAGACCCAAGCTCAAGCgcattaagaaaaaatatggcAGATTTGGTCACATAGGGGATGAAGAGGTGATAAAGTAGATACAACGCCCAAAATTAAACTCTCAATCAATTTAATTGAACAAATAATCataaaagagattttttaaatttatgatttttgaaaaagaaaattccagTGAAATATGTTCATGTAGACTGTGTGGTAGGATGAAGACTAAACAAAGAAATGGACACGTGGTTGAAGTCCGGCCCTACACATTGCCCCATTGGAAAACAGTGGTTTCATCCTCCGTACTCTTTGGGCGTTAAGTGGGTTCACAAACCAAACAATGGGCTGCCTTAacgtggtgtttatttttttacttaattctaaatagaatcttaatatttaatcgtattaaatattagattatttattttttagtattttat comes from the Vitis vinifera cultivar Pinot Noir 40024 chromosome 12, ASM3070453v1 genome and includes:
- the LOC100245897 gene encoding uncharacterized protein LOC100245897 translates to MSHMGKAWLVAASVGAVEALKDQGFCRWNYTLRSIHQHAKTNLRSFAQAKKLSSSSSAMVSSRVREEKAKQSEESLRTVMYLSCWGPN